One segment of Methanoculleus taiwanensis DNA contains the following:
- the glgP gene encoding alpha-glucan family phosphorylase, whose product MENAKREQFSHVPERIGGLVDLAYNLWWSWNPEARFLFKQLNQQAWKASAHNPVRMLREIPQEFLDRAAAHPEYLHRYDIIMHRFHRYMDATGGWFSEKFGESDAPTIAYFSAEYGLHHSLPFYAGGLGFLAGDHLKECSDLGVPMVAVGFMYSKGYLHQHIRPDGWQDGINEPLDREAAPITRVLDESGEQIIVQVPHIEPPIYVAVWKVQVGRVPVYLLDTDIPINDPGARTISSQLYIGDREQRLRQEIVLGIGGRKVLHALGIEYSAVHLNEGHPAFALLERIRERVEIGMSFEQALEYVRGTSVFTTHTPVPAGHDIFPFDLIDRYFGSYYPSLGIDRNTFFQLGLHPENPGHGFNMTALALRTSAHHNGVSRMNGVVARDMWKCLWPGAPEGCVPIDHVTNGVHVPTWMNPRVRELYDRHIGPVCPDWMEVHDDPAIWKLADEIPDEEIWHLHQWLKAKLFNRMRERKRVKWNEGRDEPINLVAEGAFLNPSILTIGFARRFSTYKRANLIFEDLERLKRILTDPWRPVQIIFAGKAHPSDNDGKRILQEIYQYAQRPEFGGRIAFVEDYGEQMAQYLVHGVDVWLNNPLPPMEASGTSGMKASLNGVLNLSILDGWWVEGYNGRNGWAFGGEAVSCNRDEVDAGAIYRILEEEVIPRYYSRSIDGIPHDWVKMMKESITSNSPQFSARRMVKEYVWKYYPSLQKAAEADYRAVSAVLEKKAAWDLERRSSTENAIEFPGETD is encoded by the coding sequence ATGGAGAACGCAAAGAGAGAGCAGTTTTCACACGTTCCGGAGCGTATCGGAGGTCTTGTCGATCTTGCATACAATCTCTGGTGGAGCTGGAATCCGGAGGCACGGTTCCTCTTCAAACAACTGAATCAGCAGGCCTGGAAGGCGAGCGCCCACAACCCGGTCAGGATGCTCCGGGAGATCCCGCAGGAGTTCCTCGACAGAGCCGCCGCACATCCCGAGTATCTCCACCGCTACGATATCATCATGCACCGGTTCCACCGGTATATGGATGCGACCGGCGGGTGGTTCTCTGAGAAGTTCGGCGAGAGCGACGCTCCGACGATCGCGTACTTCTCCGCCGAGTACGGCCTCCACCACTCGCTCCCGTTCTATGCGGGAGGGCTTGGATTCCTGGCCGGTGATCACCTCAAGGAGTGCAGCGACCTCGGTGTCCCCATGGTCGCCGTCGGGTTCATGTACTCGAAAGGCTACCTCCACCAGCATATCCGTCCCGACGGCTGGCAGGACGGCATCAATGAGCCGCTCGACCGTGAGGCCGCTCCCATAACCCGGGTGCTCGACGAGAGCGGCGAGCAGATCATCGTCCAGGTGCCGCATATCGAACCGCCGATCTATGTCGCGGTCTGGAAGGTGCAGGTCGGGAGGGTCCCCGTCTACCTCCTCGATACCGACATCCCGATCAACGACCCCGGTGCAAGGACGATCTCTTCGCAGCTCTATATCGGCGATAGGGAACAGCGTCTCCGGCAGGAGATCGTCCTCGGGATAGGCGGTCGGAAAGTGCTGCACGCGCTCGGTATCGAGTACTCGGCGGTGCACCTCAACGAAGGCCACCCGGCGTTTGCGCTGCTCGAGCGGATCCGAGAGCGGGTCGAGATAGGCATGTCCTTCGAACAGGCCCTGGAATACGTGCGGGGCACCTCGGTCTTCACGACGCATACCCCGGTTCCGGCAGGTCACGATATCTTCCCCTTCGACCTGATCGACCGCTACTTCGGGAGCTACTACCCGTCCCTCGGGATCGACAGGAATACCTTCTTCCAGCTCGGTCTCCACCCGGAGAATCCCGGGCATGGTTTCAATATGACGGCGCTTGCTCTTCGGACATCGGCGCACCATAACGGGGTCTCCCGGATGAACGGCGTGGTTGCACGGGACATGTGGAAGTGCCTCTGGCCGGGAGCGCCCGAGGGGTGCGTTCCGATCGATCACGTGACAAACGGCGTCCATGTCCCCACCTGGATGAATCCCCGCGTGCGGGAGCTCTACGACCGGCATATCGGCCCGGTCTGCCCGGACTGGATGGAGGTGCACGACGACCCGGCGATCTGGAAGCTCGCCGACGAGATCCCGGACGAAGAGATCTGGCACCTGCACCAGTGGCTGAAGGCAAAGCTCTTCAACCGGATGCGGGAGCGAAAACGGGTGAAGTGGAACGAAGGGCGGGACGAGCCGATCAACCTCGTGGCCGAGGGGGCGTTCTTAAACCCCTCCATCCTCACCATCGGGTTTGCCCGGCGGTTCTCGACCTACAAGCGCGCGAACCTGATCTTCGAGGATCTCGAGCGGTTAAAGCGGATCCTGACCGATCCGTGGAGGCCGGTGCAGATAATCTTCGCCGGGAAAGCCCACCCTTCGGACAACGACGGCAAACGCATCCTCCAGGAGATCTACCAGTACGCTCAGAGACCCGAGTTCGGCGGCAGAATCGCCTTTGTCGAGGATTACGGCGAGCAGATGGCGCAGTACCTGGTGCACGGCGTCGATGTCTGGCTCAACAATCCGCTGCCGCCGATGGAAGCGAGCGGGACGAGCGGGATGAAAGCATCCTTAAACGGCGTTCTGAACCTCTCCATCCTCGACGGCTGGTGGGTGGAGGGTTACAACGGCAGGAACGGCTGGGCCTTCGGCGGGGAAGCGGTCTCGTGCAACCGCGACGAGGTCGACGCCGGCGCCATTTATCGTATCCTCGAAGAAGAGGTCATCCCGCGGTATTACTCCCGCTCGATCGACGGCATCCCCCACGACTGGGTGAAGATGATGAAGGAGTCGATCACGAGCAACAGTCCGCAGTTCTCCGCACGGCGGATGGTCAAGGAGTACGTCTGGAAGTACTACCCCTCCCTCCAGAAGGCTGCCGAAGCCGATTACCGTGCGGTCTCTGCAGTCCTTGAGAAGAAGGCGGCATGGGACCTCGAGCGCAGGAGTAGCACGGAGAACGCGATCGAGTTTCCGGGCGAGACCGACTGA
- the malQ gene encoding 4-alpha-glucanotransferase, with amino-acid sequence MTIRKSGVLLPISSLPSPYGIGDLGPRAYRFADFLARAGQTIWQILPINPISAIGGNSPYQSLSAFAFNTLLISPEQLVAVGLLDQADIEPWPAFPEDRVDYRGTAGYKSGLFDRAYARFRENGTDAHFGAFCDANRYWLDDYALFVALKEQNGGRPWNEWAPGLRDRDPEALERNVSGLGYRIERERFLQYVAFRQWSWLKRYCRQRGIQIIGDIPIYVTYDSADVWANPELFKLGDDLLPSVVAGVPGDYFNPDGQLWGNPVYDWDALRAQGYRWWIQRVEHTLSLVDQVRIDHFRGFVGYWEVPASEKTAKNGYWVGGPGADFFTHLLRSLPCLPFIAEDLGFITAEVRELMQRFSLPGMRLLIFGFLGDPAGSPFSPHHYPPCSVAYTGTHDTNTVRGWFEEEATEEQRRAFFSYSGREVSIDAVHWEYIRLIMMSVAETAVIPMQDLLGLGAEARMNRPGIAEGNWEWRVKADQVSDDLAHRLSAMAAIYGRA; translated from the coding sequence ATGACCATCCGGAAGAGCGGCGTCCTCCTCCCGATATCGTCCCTTCCGTCCCCCTATGGCATCGGCGACCTCGGACCTCGCGCATACCGGTTTGCGGATTTTCTCGCCCGTGCCGGGCAGACGATCTGGCAGATCCTCCCCATAAATCCTATCAGCGCGATCGGCGGCAACTCCCCCTACCAGAGCCTCTCTGCGTTTGCGTTCAATACCCTGCTGATCAGCCCGGAACAGCTCGTCGCGGTCGGGCTCCTCGATCAGGCCGATATTGAACCTTGGCCGGCGTTTCCCGAAGACCGGGTGGACTACCGCGGCACGGCCGGATACAAGTCCGGACTCTTTGACCGTGCCTATGCCCGGTTCCGGGAGAACGGGACGGATGCTCACTTCGGGGCGTTCTGCGATGCGAACCGTTACTGGCTCGACGACTATGCCCTCTTCGTTGCGCTCAAAGAGCAGAACGGCGGGCGCCCCTGGAACGAGTGGGCGCCGGGACTGCGCGACCGCGACCCGGAGGCGCTCGAACGGAACGTTTCCGGGCTTGGATACCGTATTGAGCGGGAGCGGTTCCTGCAGTACGTTGCCTTTCGCCAGTGGTCGTGGTTGAAGCGGTACTGCCGGCAGCGGGGCATCCAGATCATCGGGGATATCCCCATCTACGTCACCTACGATAGTGCCGATGTCTGGGCGAACCCGGAACTCTTCAAGCTGGGAGACGACCTGTTGCCGTCCGTCGTCGCCGGCGTTCCCGGAGACTATTTCAACCCTGACGGCCAGCTCTGGGGCAACCCCGTCTACGACTGGGATGCGCTCCGGGCGCAGGGGTATCGCTGGTGGATACAGAGGGTCGAGCATACCCTCTCCCTCGTCGACCAGGTCAGGATCGATCACTTCCGCGGTTTTGTCGGTTACTGGGAAGTACCGGCATCAGAAAAAACAGCAAAGAACGGTTACTGGGTCGGAGGACCCGGCGCGGACTTCTTCACCCATCTTCTCCGTTCACTCCCCTGCCTCCCTTTCATCGCCGAGGATCTCGGGTTCATCACCGCCGAGGTGCGGGAACTGATGCAGCGGTTCTCCCTTCCCGGGATGCGTCTTCTTATCTTTGGATTCCTCGGCGACCCTGCGGGGAGTCCGTTCAGTCCGCACCATTATCCGCCCTGTTCCGTCGCCTACACGGGTACGCACGACACCAATACCGTGCGGGGATGGTTTGAGGAGGAGGCAACAGAGGAGCAGCGGCGAGCGTTCTTCAGTTACAGTGGGAGGGAGGTTTCGATTGACGCTGTCCACTGGGAGTATATACGGCTTATCATGATGTCGGTCGCGGAGACCGCGGTCATCCCGATGCAGGATCTCCTAGGACTCGGCGCAGAAGCACGGATGAACCGGCCGGGTATAGCGGAAGGGAACTGGGAGTGGCGGGTGAAGGCGGATCAGGTATCGGACGATCTTGCTCACCGCCTCTCCGCCATGGCGGCCATCTACGGAAGAGCGTGA
- a CDS encoding DUF3536 domain-containing protein, with protein sequence MSRYICIHGHFYQPPRENPWLGTVEVQESAYPYHDWNERIAAECYAPNADARILDHDGLITEIVSTYGRISFSTGPTLLSWMERRRPDIYESILAADRDGQERFGGHGPAIAQGYNHLILPLAGTRDKRTQVVWGVRDFASRFGRRPEGMWLPETAVDLETLDIMAGEGIRFTILAPHQAYRVRSRDGGEWEEVDGGSLDTTVPYHCSLPSGRSIALFFYDGAISHEIAFGDLLTDGQRFAERLVNAVSPDLPGPRLAHVATDGETYGHHRRFTEMALAYCLRTIERVGRANLTVYGEYLERFPPTREVEIRENTSWSCIHGIERWRSGCSCGTGKYPDGTHEWRVGLYEATVRLRERLGEIYLRRIASLVRYPWEMRDDYISLIRDRSDANTEQFLARHGAASLPPEETAVLLQLLEMERQAMLMATSCGWFFDDISELGSVQVMRHAARAMHLAREIAGVDLEEEYVEPLRNAPSNSETFTNGAEVYAACVRPYRMDLSRVAVHFAALTLSGDPDLPDMPAEYTGTFTAGEECRAGDRRFTAGTFSLRSAVTLDTIMLDCAALSTGSGRFVLGARPHTDDEAAARLFRKAAEALRESGDDQVHTTFAALFGDALYPLLSLTRDEQTTILHRTLASRHRAAERAARGTARQHGTLLPRIGELGQRPPSDYAGFILEADLSTLLTRPELDQEALDAVLSAMEAWGVRPESPATNRAAADRLDVCLTNLARRPGDLPPLRSIVEHIEAVERIPVRPDLRESQKIFFSIYRQQYAEMQQRMGAGNPAAAEWLNTFQRLGVYLKVKIR encoded by the coding sequence ATGAGCCGGTATATCTGCATCCACGGTCACTTCTACCAGCCTCCCCGGGAGAACCCGTGGCTCGGGACGGTGGAGGTGCAGGAGTCTGCGTACCCCTATCACGACTGGAACGAGCGCATCGCTGCCGAGTGCTATGCTCCGAACGCCGACGCCCGTATCCTCGATCATGACGGGCTTATCACGGAGATCGTGAGCACCTACGGGCGGATCAGTTTCAGCACCGGCCCGACGCTGCTCTCCTGGATGGAGCGCCGTCGCCCCGATATCTACGAGAGTATTCTCGCCGCCGACCGGGATGGGCAGGAACGATTCGGCGGACACGGCCCGGCGATCGCCCAGGGTTATAATCACCTGATCCTCCCTCTCGCCGGCACCAGGGACAAAAGGACGCAGGTGGTCTGGGGAGTCCGGGACTTTGCATCCCGGTTCGGCCGGAGACCGGAAGGGATGTGGCTCCCCGAGACCGCGGTCGATCTCGAGACGCTCGATATCATGGCCGGCGAGGGGATCCGTTTCACCATCCTCGCCCCCCACCAGGCATACCGGGTCCGGTCCCGGGATGGCGGCGAGTGGGAGGAGGTCGACGGCGGCAGTCTCGACACCACCGTGCCCTACCACTGCTCCCTCCCCTCGGGCCGGTCGATCGCGCTTTTCTTCTACGACGGTGCCATCTCGCACGAGATCGCATTCGGCGATCTCCTCACGGACGGTCAGCGGTTCGCCGAACGGCTGGTGAACGCCGTATCCCCCGACCTGCCGGGCCCCCGCCTCGCTCACGTCGCCACGGACGGGGAGACCTACGGCCACCACCGGCGGTTTACGGAGATGGCGCTCGCCTACTGCCTCCGGACGATCGAACGGGTGGGGCGGGCCAACCTCACTGTCTACGGTGAGTACCTGGAGCGTTTCCCGCCCACTCGTGAGGTAGAGATCCGCGAGAATACCTCCTGGAGCTGCATCCACGGGATCGAGCGGTGGCGGAGCGGGTGTTCCTGCGGCACCGGGAAATACCCGGACGGGACACATGAGTGGCGGGTCGGCCTCTATGAGGCCACCGTTCGACTCCGCGAAAGGCTCGGTGAGATCTACCTGCGTCGGATAGCTTCGCTGGTGCGATACCCCTGGGAGATGCGGGACGATTATATCAGCCTTATCAGGGATCGGTCGGATGCGAATACCGAGCAGTTTCTCGCCCGTCATGGAGCGGCAAGCCTTCCGCCGGAAGAGACGGCAGTGCTGCTCCAGCTCCTCGAGATGGAGCGGCAGGCGATGCTGATGGCCACCAGTTGCGGCTGGTTCTTCGACGACATCTCCGAACTCGGTTCGGTGCAGGTGATGCGGCATGCGGCGCGGGCGATGCACCTTGCCCGGGAGATTGCGGGCGTTGATCTCGAGGAGGAGTATGTGGAACCGCTTCGAAACGCCCCAAGCAACTCGGAAACGTTCACGAACGGCGCCGAGGTCTATGCTGCCTGTGTCCGGCCGTACCGAATGGATCTATCAAGGGTCGCCGTTCATTTCGCCGCACTCACGCTCTCCGGCGATCCTGACCTGCCTGATATGCCGGCCGAGTATACCGGCACGTTTACGGCCGGGGAGGAATGTCGGGCCGGTGATCGGCGGTTTACGGCAGGGACGTTCTCTCTCCGTTCCGCCGTGACCCTTGATACCATCATGCTCGACTGCGCCGCTCTCTCCACCGGTTCCGGCCGGTTTGTCCTCGGCGCACGGCCGCATACGGACGATGAGGCGGCAGCCCGCCTCTTCCGGAAGGCGGCGGAGGCTCTCCGGGAGAGCGGAGATGATCAGGTGCACACAACCTTTGCCGCTCTCTTCGGCGATGCACTCTATCCGCTCCTGAGCCTCACTCGTGACGAACAGACGACCATACTGCATCGCACTCTCGCCTCCCGGCACCGGGCGGCGGAACGTGCCGCGAGGGGGACTGCCCGGCAGCACGGCACGCTGCTCCCGCGCATCGGCGAACTCGGACAGCGGCCGCCTTCCGACTACGCCGGATTCATCCTGGAGGCAGATCTCTCCACGCTGCTCACCAGACCGGAGCTCGACCAAGAGGCCCTTGATGCGGTGCTCTCGGCGATGGAGGCGTGGGGGGTGCGGCCGGAGAGTCCGGCGACGAACCGGGCGGCGGCGGATCGGCTGGACGTCTGCCTGACGAACCTCGCGCGGAGACCCGGCGATCTTCCGCCGCTTCGGAGCATCGTGGAGCATATCGAAGCAGTTGAGCGCATCCCGGTCAGGCCAGACCTCCGTGAGAGCCAGAAGATCTTCTTCTCGATATACCGGCAGCAGTATGCAGAGATGCAGCAGCGGATGGGCGCGGGAAACCCCGCTGCCGCGGAATGGCTTAATACCTTTCAGCGCCTCGGGGTATACCTGAAGGTGAAGATCCGATGA
- the glgB gene encoding 1,4-alpha-glucan branching protein GlgB — MISAYDTYLFRQGYHYRLYTRLGARPVDSDGRRGTEFAVWAPNARAVSVVGDFNGWNDGADPLLLREDGSGIWEGFVPGVGKGALYKYAITTPAGCVQKGDPYAFFWETPPRTASVVWDLAYTWHDEDWMRSRHHSNATGAPLSIYEVHLGSWRRPEDDPNRFMTYRELAEELPGYVREMGFTHVELLPVMEHPFYASWGYQTVGYYAPTGRYGTPQDFMYLIDRLHREGIGIILDWVPSHFPVDEYGLASFDGTHLYEHAHEVRGLHPEWTSNLFNHGRHEVRAFLISNALFWLDKYHVDGIRVDAVSSMLYLDYARKPGEWTPNVYGGRENLEAIDFLRRLNEAIRTDYPDTLVIAEEATSWPHVTGPVPAGGLGFDLKWNMGWMHDTLRYLGLDPIFRQYHHNLLTFSIWYAFTERYVLPLSHDEVVHGKSSLIGKMHGDPWQRFANLRLLFGYMYTHPGKKLLFMGSELGQWEEWSHDTGLAWYLLAYPLHAGLRKYLQDLNRFYRTEPALYERDSDPEGFSWVDCSDVKKSVISYLRTGGPAAGTVLVVCNATPVPRYGYRIGVPEGGFWREVLNSDADVYGGSGVGNLGGVAADPGPLHGQPHSLALTLPPLATLIFKHE, encoded by the coding sequence ATGATCAGTGCTTACGACACCTATCTCTTCAGGCAGGGGTACCACTACCGGCTCTACACCCGGCTCGGCGCCCGGCCTGTCGATAGCGACGGGCGGAGGGGGACGGAGTTTGCGGTCTGGGCACCGAACGCCCGGGCCGTCTCGGTCGTCGGTGACTTCAACGGCTGGAACGACGGTGCCGATCCTCTTCTGCTCCGGGAGGACGGGTCCGGGATCTGGGAGGGTTTCGTCCCCGGCGTAGGAAAAGGAGCCCTCTATAAGTATGCGATAACCACCCCTGCCGGGTGCGTGCAGAAAGGTGACCCGTATGCATTCTTCTGGGAGACACCGCCCCGGACGGCCTCGGTCGTCTGGGATCTTGCATATACATGGCATGACGAGGACTGGATGCGCTCCCGCCACCATAGCAACGCGACCGGTGCGCCGCTCTCAATCTACGAGGTGCACCTCGGGTCGTGGCGGCGGCCGGAGGACGACCCGAACCGGTTCATGACGTACCGGGAACTTGCAGAGGAGCTCCCCGGCTACGTCCGGGAGATGGGGTTTACCCACGTTGAGCTTCTCCCGGTGATGGAGCACCCCTTCTACGCGTCGTGGGGGTACCAGACGGTGGGCTACTATGCGCCCACCGGCAGGTACGGCACGCCGCAGGACTTCATGTACCTGATCGATCGTCTCCACCGCGAGGGAATCGGGATCATCCTCGACTGGGTGCCCTCGCACTTCCCCGTCGACGAGTACGGGCTCGCCTCATTCGACGGTACGCACCTCTACGAGCATGCCCATGAAGTCAGGGGGCTTCACCCGGAGTGGACGAGCAACCTCTTCAACCACGGCAGGCACGAGGTTCGTGCATTCCTCATCAGTAACGCCCTCTTCTGGCTCGATAAGTACCACGTCGACGGGATCCGGGTGGATGCCGTCTCCTCGATGCTCTACCTCGACTACGCGAGGAAGCCCGGGGAGTGGACGCCGAACGTCTACGGCGGGAGGGAGAACCTCGAGGCAATAGACTTCCTCCGGCGGCTTAACGAGGCAATACGGACGGATTACCCCGATACGCTCGTCATCGCCGAAGAGGCGACCTCCTGGCCGCATGTCACCGGCCCGGTTCCGGCAGGAGGGCTCGGGTTCGACCTGAAGTGGAATATGGGGTGGATGCACGACACCCTCCGCTACCTCGGCCTCGACCCGATATTCCGGCAGTATCACCATAATCTGCTGACGTTCAGTATCTGGTATGCCTTCACCGAGCGCTACGTCCTCCCGCTCTCGCACGACGAGGTCGTCCACGGAAAGTCCTCCCTGATCGGCAAGATGCACGGTGATCCCTGGCAGCGGTTTGCGAACCTCCGCCTCCTCTTCGGCTATATGTACACCCACCCTGGCAAGAAACTCCTCTTCATGGGCAGCGAGCTCGGGCAGTGGGAGGAGTGGAGCCATGATACGGGTCTTGCGTGGTACCTTCTCGCATACCCCCTCCATGCCGGTCTTCGGAAGTATCTGCAGGATCTGAACCGTTTCTACCGGACAGAACCCGCACTGTATGAACGGGACTCCGACCCGGAGGGATTCTCCTGGGTCGACTGCAGCGACGTGAAGAAGAGCGTCATCAGTTACCTGCGAACCGGCGGCCCGGCGGCCGGCACCGTCCTCGTCGTCTGCAACGCCACCCCCGTGCCCCGGTACGGCTACCGGATCGGTGTCCCGGAAGGAGGGTTCTGGCGGGAGGTGCTGAACAGCGACGCCGATGTATACGGAGGAAGCGGGGTCGGGAATCTCGGCGGTGTTGCGGCCGATCCGGGTCCCCTTCACGGTCAGCCCCACTCCCTCGCGCTGACCCTGCCGCCGCTCGCAACACTCATATTCAAGCATGAGTGA
- a CDS encoding glycosyltransferase family 4 protein — MGSLKIAFFSWESLFSVKVGGLAPATTHLAEELARKHEVHFFTRGEGKDRQINNVHYHYCRPTGDNILDYCRNMSLEATGKFLEHDRPPFDILHFHDWHFTEALHLLKDRQTVLSYHSTEYGRNGSQFGGWWEFGEVSAKEWYAGYIAKTITTVSKHTKTEIMWLYHVPEWKVTVIPNGIYPDHYRMNVDPGAVKKQYGIHPLAPTVLFVGRLVYQKGPDLLIEAIPHILEKRWDVQFLIAGTGQMREHLEAMAAGLPVQFLGYISDTDHLRLLNAADVVVIPSRNEPFGLVLTEAWSAGRCVVATEVGGLAENIENFTDGVKVPVRPDSIAWGIEHVIQDPATVRALGAAGRKKVEAEFDWNTIAGSMEDLYRRLLEGGIRSDAEAP; from the coding sequence ATGGGATCGCTTAAGATAGCCTTCTTCAGCTGGGAGTCGCTCTTCTCGGTCAAAGTCGGGGGTCTTGCGCCTGCGACGACGCACCTTGCGGAGGAACTCGCACGGAAGCACGAGGTTCACTTCTTCACCCGCGGTGAGGGGAAAGACCGCCAGATAAACAACGTTCACTACCACTACTGCCGGCCGACCGGCGATAATATTCTCGACTACTGCCGGAATATGAGCCTCGAGGCGACCGGAAAGTTCCTCGAACACGACCGGCCGCCGTTCGATATCCTCCATTTCCACGACTGGCATTTCACCGAAGCGCTGCACCTCCTGAAAGACCGGCAGACGGTGCTCTCCTACCACTCGACCGAGTATGGGCGAAACGGCAGCCAGTTCGGAGGATGGTGGGAGTTTGGCGAGGTCTCGGCGAAAGAGTGGTATGCCGGTTATATCGCAAAGACGATCACGACCGTCTCGAAGCATACCAAGACCGAGATCATGTGGCTCTACCACGTTCCCGAGTGGAAGGTCACGGTCATCCCGAACGGGATCTATCCCGATCACTACCGGATGAATGTGGACCCGGGAGCGGTGAAAAAGCAGTACGGCATCCACCCGCTGGCTCCGACCGTCCTCTTCGTCGGACGGCTCGTCTACCAGAAAGGACCCGACCTTCTGATCGAGGCGATACCGCACATTCTCGAAAAAAGGTGGGACGTTCAGTTCCTCATCGCCGGCACCGGGCAGATGCGCGAGCACCTCGAGGCGATGGCTGCCGGTCTTCCCGTGCAGTTCCTCGGCTACATCTCTGATACCGACCACCTGCGCCTCCTGAACGCAGCGGATGTCGTCGTCATCCCGAGCAGGAACGAGCCGTTCGGCCTCGTGCTGACCGAGGCGTGGAGTGCCGGTCGGTGTGTGGTGGCGACCGAGGTCGGCGGGCTTGCCGAGAATATCGAGAACTTCACGGACGGCGTCAAAGTGCCGGTCAGGCCGGATTCGATAGCGTGGGGAATCGAGCATGTCATCCAGGATCCGGCGACCGTCCGGGCGCTCGGTGCGGCCGGGAGGAAGAAGGTCGAGGCGGAGTTTGACTGGAACACCATCGCGGGCAGCATGGAAGATCTCTATCGCCGGCTGCTTGAAGGCGGAATCCGGAGCGATGCTGAAGCACCATGA
- a CDS encoding alpha-amylase, translated as MDSVPVYGGENLNMGLYNTMPMRNGGAGVARVCFVFSMHHPYPVNTDFHPRSGDPEECSFDRDGRDRFLQLVAGAYLPAFEILQTWRDRGVPCSMSCSGTTVEQLERWAPEAYDLFRDCIAAGRTELIAGTYYQSVVGLFSDQDEFLEQVGMHLGLMETLGGEKPRIFDSAGVPLSPVMAASLRTTGMRGAYIEGRGATSAGMDPGFVYRYAGLPVLVKHCPLSDDITERLHHPGWDRYPLTPDTFAGWIASSPGDCIHLSIDLAAFRTRGGREHTLQEFMRSLPEALADHGITPTTPSVVVDALADTPGSADETWGDASSIWEKNMFQQSALDALECAGRWLPDKRIWRRLSATDHFHAMTMHSGGCGRAYRQVSQQEAFDSFTAFMRALSHLEEASLPAAASKDAARTLRSIPPEAAFHFSSKERSAGYSAYSLQELSDMLEFAPEEAIAYHRERDDFARWISDVIGDTRLGAIARDCTNRDELRTAIQNRIRESWDRLR; from the coding sequence ATGGATTCTGTGCCCGTGTATGGCGGGGAGAACTTAAATATGGGGCTGTACAACACTATGCCTATGAGGAACGGCGGGGCGGGTGTGGCGCGAGTCTGTTTCGTATTTTCGATGCACCATCCGTATCCCGTAAACACGGATTTTCATCCCCGCTCCGGAGATCCTGAAGAATGCTCTTTCGACCGGGACGGGAGGGATCGGTTCCTGCAGCTGGTCGCCGGGGCATACCTGCCCGCATTCGAAATCCTGCAGACCTGGCGTGATCGGGGCGTCCCTTGCAGCATGAGCTGCTCGGGAACGACCGTCGAACAGCTCGAACGGTGGGCGCCGGAGGCATACGATCTCTTCCGCGACTGCATCGCGGCCGGCAGGACCGAACTCATCGCCGGAACCTACTATCAGAGTGTCGTCGGCCTCTTTTCCGATCAGGACGAGTTTCTCGAGCAGGTAGGCATGCACCTCGGACTGATGGAGACGCTCGGCGGCGAGAAGCCTCGCATCTTCGACTCCGCCGGGGTTCCGCTTAGCCCCGTGATGGCGGCGAGCCTCCGCACGACGGGTATGCGGGGGGCGTATATCGAGGGAAGGGGGGCGACGTCCGCCGGGATGGACCCGGGCTTTGTGTATCGCTACGCCGGCCTTCCGGTGCTGGTAAAACACTGCCCGCTCTCCGACGATATTACAGAGCGGCTCCACCATCCCGGCTGGGACAGGTACCCGCTCACCCCCGATACCTTCGCCGGGTGGATCGCATCGTCGCCCGGGGACTGTATCCATCTCTCCATCGATCTTGCCGCTTTCCGGACGAGAGGCGGACGCGAACATACTCTTCAGGAGTTCATGCGCTCGCTCCCTGAGGCACTCGCCGATCACGGCATCACCCCGACCACCCCGTCGGTGGTGGTGGACGCTCTCGCCGATACCCCCGGGTCTGCCGACGAGACCTGGGGCGACGCATCTTCGATCTGGGAGAAGAATATGTTTCAGCAGTCGGCGCTCGACGCCCTTGAGTGTGCAGGTCGGTGGCTTCCGGACAAACGAATCTGGCGGCGCCTCTCTGCGACCGACCACTTCCATGCAATGACGATGCATTCGGGGGGCTGCGGAAGAGCGTATCGGCAGGTCAGCCAGCAGGAGGCGTTCGACTCCTTTACCGCATTCATGCGCGCCCTCTCGCACCTTGAAGAGGCATCACTCCCGGCCGCCGCCTCGAAGGATGCCGCCCGGACTCTGCGGTCGATTCCGCCCGAGGCGGCCTTCCACTTCTCCTCGAAGGAGAGATCCGCCGGGTACTCCGCATACAGCCTTCAGGAACTTTCCGATATGCTCGAATTTGCACCGGAAGAGGCGATCGCGTACCACCGGGAGCGCGACGACTTTGCCCGGTGGATCTCCGATGTGATCGGCGATACGCGGCTTGGCGCAATCGCCCGGGACTGCACGAACCGCGACGAACTCCGCACGGCAATACAGAACAGGATACGGGAATCATGGGATCGCTTAAGATAG